A stretch of DNA from Papio anubis isolate 15944 chromosome 4, Panubis1.0, whole genome shotgun sequence:
CTTTCCTCTTCGTCCTCATCACTGATGGCTTGCTCCCTAGGAAATTGCTACAGTTAGAGTCCCTATTTCTCAAAGCTGCTCTTGTACAAATCTATTTCATGAGTCCGTAAGTCAGTGGATgacataaaaagttattttaatcacATACTCCCCATATCCCAAGCTTGTTCCAGATGCTGTCTCCTTCTTATAGCCACTTTCTTTTATTAAAGGCAGAGAAAATTCAATACctacatgaggaaaaaaaaatgtaactgagTTTTCATGTAAAGTATTTAACAGGCAAGCTGCACTTTTAGAGtgtaaaaaatttgaaatgttggTTTTTATAAATGATTTATTAAGGCAGTAGAGTTTTCAAGCTTTCTTCACAAACCTACATACATGCATAAAACATATCTCCTTGAAAGAGGTTCCGGAGACAACACATACATGTGACACTCTTTTGTCAGTTACACTGTATCCCAGTTCACTTTTTGAAAAAGCACTGATTGGGCCCATTAGACAGATTTTATGACCCACTAATGGGTTTCCTCAGTTTGAAAATTATGTTATTAAAAGGGTAAATGGTACTACATAAGAATTTGTAGAAGAGTATATTCAGATGGTGACTATCTGGCccaatatgtgttttattttagagatcaGAGAAGGGAACACTATGTGGAAGGAACAGTTTAAATCAGGGGTCCCTAACCCGTGGGCTGTGGACTGGTACCGTATGGCCTGTTAGAAAccgggccgcacagcaggaggtgagcgacTGGTGAGTgaacattactgcctgagctccacctccctgTCACATCAGTGGtcgcattagattctcataggggcacgaatcctattgtgaactgcacatgtgaggcaTCTAGGTTGTGCCCTCCTTATAAGAATGATGATCTGATGTGTAACAgcttcatcccgaaaccatcctcCCCACCGTCCTTGAAACTGATCCCtagtgccaaaaagtttggggactgctGGATTAAATAATtgtgggggaggaaaaaaaaacctagaaataaagaaataatatatttcttaatgtTGCTAATTAACTGgtaaaaggcattttaaattcaaatacttTTAGGCTAAAACAAGTTTACTATATAGTATAGTATTCTCACTTTAAACCTAAACTTTTACCTTCATTTCTCATAGCTTCTCTTAAACCTCGAGTTGTAGGAGATATGAGAGCTGTGATTAAGTCACTTCCAGCTAATCCTGCTGCTCGGAAGAGGACAGTAAACTGATAGGTACAAACGTAGAAATAGGGGCAAAGTTTTGTCTTCAGCAAATTATATAGAGAAGTAAAGCTCACGGACCTATGaagtaaaaacattttctttaggtattattaaacatttaatgcAATGTTTATAATTCTGTATAATTCAGTTTGATACCTGGTTTAAAATACAGcacaaatattttagataatggTTTGAATTTTTGTGGTTATGTATGACTTAGCTTTAAAGGACTGAAATTGGTTATGAGGACTCGCTGATGACTTCTCAATACTTTAACAGTGTATACCACTTAAACACTTACTTTGTCTTTAAACAAAACTTAATTGAGAATTGCTTGCTGACTTTCTCTGAGCTGCTGATAAAAAAGTAGAGACTGACAAGAAGTAGCATTAAAGaattaggggtgtgtgtgtatttttttttttttttttttttttgcgacagagtttcgctctgtcacccaggctggcagtgGGGcgatctggagtgcagtggcgtgatctcagctcactgcaagctccgcttcccgggttcatgccattgtcctgcctcagcctcctgagtagctgggactacaggcgcctgccaccatgcccggctaattttttttgtatttttagtagagacggggtttcaccgtgttagccaggatggtctcaatctcctgacctcatgatctgcccgcctcggcctcctcaagtgttgggattacaggcgtgagccaccgcgcccggcctgtcggTCTGTATATATTTAACCAACACTTACATATATTCTACCACAATTGGGTAAAGAATGAATAACagctaaaaaacaacaacaaaaaagtaaacagtTTACGTGTTGGTTATTAACAGGTTCAGATAAAATTCACAAGGATCTAGATACCCTTCTGCCATTAACGTATCCAGTCACAAATATGATAGAGAAtactgctaaaataaaaattcactatTGAATTACACAAATTTTTCTTACTAATCTTACCAGTCACTCATTAAAACATGCTGCAGGGTTGCATCATTTGACCAAGGACTTGTCTTTCCAGCCATTTTTCTATCAGCTCCAATACGAGGGAACAGTGGTAGCCAAGACAAAGCAGGGTGGAGCCAATAGATAAGGCTCTGCTGGAAGGCACAACGGAGCTCAGTGGAGAGTTTGGGATCCTAAATCCAAAGGGGACAGTGGAGAGTTTTTGCCCATTgagaaatacagaatttttttgaAGATAATACATACCAAACACTTAGGTCTAAGAATCTTTACTGCTTTCTATAGGAAAGCATTAATAACTGTTATAGGAATGAAAACACAATTTATCCTTATTTGGGCCAGATGTAATGTTAAACCACAGTATCAGAACATTTAAACATAGATGGGAACATCTGCCTGTTTCTACCATTCTTAAGGACAAttcactaccttttttttttttttttttttttgagacggagtctcgctctgtcgcccaggctggagtgcagtggccagatctcagctcactgcaagctccgcctcccgggttcccgccattctcctgcctcagcctcccgagtagctgggaccacaggcgccgccacctcgcccggctaattttttgtgtttttagtagagacggggtttcgccgtgttagccaggatggtctcgatctcctgaccttgtgatccgcccgcctcggcctcccaaagtgctgggattacaggcttgagccaccgcgcccggccaattcacTACCTTTTTTATCATGAGGAATAGGGGTGGACATGTGCGTATAGGTAACACTATGtctcagctctgtcgcccagatgctggagtgcagtggccggatctcggctcactgcaagctccgcctcccgggttcacgccattctcctgcctcagcctcccaagtagctgggactacaggcgcccgccaccacgcctggctagttttttttttttttgtatcttttagtagagacggggtttcatcgtgttagccaggatggtctcgatctcctgacctcgtgatccgcccgtctcggcctcccaaagtgctgggattacaggcttgagccaccgcgcccggcccaaaatgctgttttaaaagTAGCCAGTAAACACTGATATGGCAAATCACAAATCATCCTAATCTATTTATTGAAACGATGTATAATATACCAAGATCTCTTTCAGGGTAATCCTTTTTTAACCTAGTTTGagacttcaaaaaaaattttttaagatacagtctcactctgtcactgaggctagagtacagtggcgcaatcacagctcactgcagccctgacctcctgggcttaaacaatcctcccatctcagcctcccaagtcgctgggactataggcacccaccaccattctcagctatttttttttttttgtagagacggggtctcactacattgctcaggctggtctcaagcaatcctcccacctcagcctcccaaagtgctgagattacaggcatgggctattGTGCCCAGCCTCCCAGTTTTGAGTTGACGCtttaaaacaatcaaaatgtaTTTCGCTAAAACTATTCTAGAACTCACAAACTccccaaaatttataaaattttccttATACAGGTAAGAAAATCAGTAAATCCATCAGCCCTTGCAATCCCACTCAATTgcttttcacttctttctttgtattttctttctcaaaaagccttagagaaaaataatttaacaattcTTGCCTGCAACACTGATTAATTTGCAGTACAAGTCTCTAAATTTATGAGCAATTACTcaatctgacttaaaaaaaaaaaaaggcatgaaagCACCATAAGCACCATTTGGGAAAGACAAAATTTCCTAAGTCTTTGTATCTttaaatttccaaagaaaaactTAATGGAAGGTAGTATCTCTGCTATTTtgcaaaggagatcatttcacaCTTAATTTGTTACTTTAACACATAACTATTTTATTTCAGAGTTACCTGTATACTTTTAGGCAAAGTAACTTCTGTTGCCCTACAATGCTGGACAAGACCTTGAGCTTCTTCCTGTGctttcaaatgatctgcccaggTAAAGGGTTGAGAAGAGGTGAAAAGGAGTCGGGTTTTAATACTCCAGTCCACAGGTAACTCAGTATTTTCTGAGGACGGAATATCAGACTCGGAGAACGATACATGCGAAGtctttagaaaacaaagaatgcaaaaaattagtcgagtattaagaaaaaaaccttCAACCTAAAGATTTTATCAGCTAACATACTCATGATCactgaaaagtaaaaatcatataaactgtataataaataatatgaaaaatatattacacactgtaaaaaaaagtctgaaaggaGTCACACTAAACTTTTAACCGTGGTTATCTGTGGGAAGAGggaatttgttgttgttgggggtAGGGGTTGTGGACGGGCAGATttcactttttagtttttacaGTTCTTCATGGTAGTATAGATGTCTGTATTGAAGTAGAAATATTCCAAGTGTTTAAACATTTTGGATCTTTTAAGCCTCTGAAACTCTGCATCCAGGGCTAACAAAGCccatatttaagaaacattttctgaCTTCATGTATTTCCCCTCAATCTGTCTGCTGTCCTTTCATGTCAACATTCTCCACgatacaagaatttttttttttttttaaattgagacagagtctccctctgtcgcctaggctggagtgaagtggtgtgatctcggctcagtgccaACCTCTACCGCCTGGGTTCAACCGACtatcatgcctcggcctccccagtagctgggactacaggcatgcgccaccacgactggctagtttttttgtattttcagtcgaggcggggtttcgccatgttggccaggctgttctcaaactcctgacctcaggtgatccgcctgcctcagcctctcaaagagttgggattacaggcatgaaccaccatgcccggccaaggaTTCTTttatatcacaataaaatatCAGAGAAGGGGGAACTATCTTTGATAGACCATAAGAAGGTCACTTATTTACAAGAGAAACTGGGTCTTGGAGAACTCTTCTAGCCTGTTCCCATTAGGACAAATCGCATTTATCAAACTACACAGCACAACAGTAGCGCCTGGGGAATGGAAACGTGTGTGTATGTTAGCGCAGGGGAGCAACGAGGTTCAGTGCTATGCAACAACCTGTGGAGGTGGGCCAGGAGGGCTGGCTCTGAGTGATGAGCTGGAGAAGTCAACTGCCCAAAGAAGAGTATTAAAAACTGTTAGAGGGTAAAAGACAACCCCCATGTCTATTAGGCCTATTTTAGCACTGGCTATCTTTACAGTCATCATTACTGTATCAAACCAACTCCTTTACCTTGGCTGATGTCGTATTTTCACCCCTGATCAAGCCTCTCTGTAAAACTACTTTCCAAGCAAAATGCTTCTGAGAAGtataaatgtagttttaaaaattggctcAAATCCTAGCTAGGAAAAAAAGTTTATACAAATACACATTctaatgatatttaaaaagtattacctGGGGTAATTCAGTAACAGTTGTTCTTTCAGGGAACTTCTCTTCCCATAGCAAATCATTTTCTTGATTAGAATCTAAAAACTGAGGTTAAAAATATTGTcctttaaattttaaaggatGCTGAAGTTTGCATTAAGTATGTACAGAGCCTCACCTGGCATACACGCTTCTCAATAAATCCAAGTGCACCCAAATTCAGACACACCCCATCCAATCTATGAGTTTCAACACTTCAGTTTTGTGCCTGAACTTTAGTATCAAAATTGAGGGGAACAAGGACCGGTGTTTCCAACAGAAAGATCCAAAAGGCTTTGGATAGGACAAATGCTAGGGAATTCTGACCCCACGAATCCTCAACATTCCCCCATCCCCACAATAATTTGGAGTGCGTGAGAGAAGGGAGGCCCTGAATCACGGGGGAAGCAGGGTTTGTCACCTGCCCCATCGAACAGCGTCCTTGCAAGATGGGGGTCTCAGGGTTTTTCGAGCTCTCTTCTAAGTCACCTTTAAGTCCTCCAAGGGGCCCCTCACTTTCCTCGGGAATGCGTCCCGTGAGTACAGCCCGCAGCGGGACAGCCGGAGGCGCGCTCTTCCCGCAAATCCGGCCTTGCCAGAGCCGCGGCTCCCAGCGCGGGGCACCCTAAAGCCACGGGCGGCCGAAGTCTTCGCGCCCATTTCCTTGCCTCCAACGCGAGGACTTTCCACCCCCGATTCACAGCTGGCTCAAACCATGACAGAGCCCCTTGGCGGCCAGGCTACAAGACACTCACCGGGCCCGGCGCCTCCGGCTGCTCGCGGGCCAGCCCGTCGGGGGGCTCCGCGGCGACCCGCGGTCGGTTGTCCAGGCGGGCGAAAGGGTTCCTCCGGGCAGCGGCCGGGCCGCCGCCACCGCCTCTGCCCCCCGCGGCAGGGAAAGGGCGAAGGTGCAGCCCTGCCGCCAGGGCGGCTCGGCGGGCCGCCGGCTCCGGCAGCTCACGGGGCGGGGAGGCGGCAGCTCCACGGCTCCGGGCCCTTTTCCGTCGGAGCCGCACTACCTCGGGCGGCTTTCGGAAGCTCGGTGAGTAGCAGGGAACCGATAGGGCCATGA
This window harbors:
- the DONSON gene encoding protein downstream neighbor of Son isoform X1 is translated as MALSVPCYSPSFRKPPEVVRLRRKRARSRGAAASPPRELPEPAARRAALAAGLHLRPFPAAGGRGGGGGPAAARRNPFARLDNRPRVAAEPPDGLAREQPEAPGPFLDSNQENDLLWEEKFPERTTVTELPQTSHVSFSESDIPSSENTELPVDWSIKTRLLFTSSQPFTWADHLKAQEEAQGLVQHCRATEVTLPKSIQDPKLSTELRCAFQQSLIYWLHPALSWLPLFPRIGADRKMAGKTSPWSNDATLQHVLMSDWSVSFTSLYNLLKTKLCPYFYVCTYQFTVLFRAAGLAGSDLITALISPTTRGLREAMRNEGIEFSLPLIKESGYKKETASGTSLGYGEEQAISDEDEEESFSWLEEMGVQDKIKKPDILSIKLRKEKHEVQMDHRPESVVLVKGINTFTLLNFLINCKSLVATSGPQAGLPPTLLSPVAFRGATMQILKARSVNVKTQALSGYRDQFSLEITGPIMPHSLHSLTMLLKSSQSGSFSAVLYPHEPTAVFNICLPVDKLLDMEVVHKELTNCGLHPNTLEQLSQIPLLGKSSLRNVVLRDYIYNWRS